Proteins encoded together in one Colius striatus isolate bColStr4 chromosome 3, bColStr4.1.hap1, whole genome shotgun sequence window:
- the PDGFRL gene encoding platelet-derived growth factor receptor-like protein: MRLWVLLCLLLLLQGTLPHVIGQPVKSKRPKEPGENKIKPVNKKVKPKTLKMKERESADASLKSQSILTQVMDKGRFQKLAATLSLSAGQSIELRCKGSNVTWNYPSYLDTFKDSRLSIKQLDRYSQLILTNSTAADTGEYSCWLQLCHGNKCRKDEAKTGSTYIFFTDKEELFVPTPSYFEIVYLNPDKAAVIPCRVTTPSAKVTLHREFPAEEIETDGTDIIYDAKKGFVYQYPTSDHKGIVYCKAESQGAPQISIKYHLLYVEVPKGPPSTTIAASSNRAEVSDSVHVVCTVLGEPDVDVNFRWQYPGQESERPVTMQNFWRLIDRGSGHTMRISKSVLLVEDFEARDAGNYICIAQNLQGETTVATKVELS, from the exons ATgcggctctgggtgctgctctgcctgctgctgctgctgcagggaacgCTGCCGCACG TTATTGGACAGCCTGTGAAGAGTAAACGTCCAAAAGAACCCggggaaaacaaaattaagcctgttaacaaaaaagtaaaacccaAAACCCTCAAAATGAAGGAGAGAGAATCTGCTGATGCCTCTTTGAAGTCCCAGTCTATACTGACACAGGTGATGGATAAAGGTCGTTTCCAGAAACTAGCTGCCACTTTAAGCCTGTCTGCAGGACAAAGCATAGAACTGCGATGTAAGGGGAGCAACGTTACTTGGAACTATCCCTCATACTTAGACACCTTTAAAGACTCCAGGCTCAG caTAAAGCAGCTTGACAGGTACAGTCAGCTGATCCTCACAAACTCCACTGCAGCAGACACAGGTGAATATAGCTGCTGGCTTCAGCTGTGCCATGGTAACAAATGCAGGAAGGATGAGGCTAAAACAGGTTCAACGTACATCTTTTTCACAG ATAAAGAGGAACTTTTTGTACCCACTCCCAGTTATTTTGAGATTGTCTACCTGAACCCAGATAAAGCTGCAGTCATCCCATGCCGCGTTACCACTCCTTCAGCAAAAGTAACTCTGCACAGGGAATTTCCAGCAGAAGAAATTGAAACAGATGGAACTGATATTATTTATGATGCAAAGAAGGGTTTTGTCTACCAGTACCCTACTTCTGATCATAAAGGTATTGTCTACTGCAAAGCAGAGTCGCAGGGAGCACCTCAGATTTCCATCAAGTATCACCTCCTGTATGTGGAAG TTCCCAAAGGCCCGCCCTCAACCACAATTGCGGCGTCATCCAATAGAGCAGAAGTCAGCGACAGTGTTCATGTCGTCTGCACAGTCCTGGGAGAGCCAGATGTAGATGTCAACTTCAGGTGGCAGTACCCAGGGCAAGAG TCTGAGAGGCCTGTGACTATGCAAAACTTCTGGAGACTGATAGACAGAGGATCTGGACACACCATGAGAATCTCAAAGAGTGTTCTTCTTGTTGAGGATTTTGAAGCCAGAGATGCTGGAAACTACATTTGTATAGCTCAGAACCTACAAGGAGAAACAACAGTAGCTACAAAAGTTGAACTAAGTTAA